The window CAAATCAGGATGTGAAAATTATTACTCCTAGTCAAGTTGAAAAAGGAAGTGAAATAATCAACTACAGGTTATGAATCTGCAGCATTCACAATAGTGTTTTTATCTGTGAGCAAAAGTTCAACAAGGCATATGTTGGTATGAACACTGGATCGAGCATAGATTGATTGGAGTTTGTAGCCACCGCAGCCCAGAGCGTCGATTCTCAGGATAGGAGAATAGACTGGTAAGAGGTACATTGTTGCTTGGTTGATAATGAATTAGGGTCTAGGGTGGCATCATATAGCTATGTGCAAGACTCTTATTAGATGAAAAGCATCGACTTGGGGGCTAAGAAACCTAACAAAATGGAAATATATATCTAAACTCCAGAAGGAAATAGCAAACCTAACATGGTTACATCACTAGGCAGAGGCTGCTCCTAAATAGCCTCAGCGCGACACCTCTTGTGGCTTTGGGCTAGCGGCCTGTGATGGTATGCGATCACCCCCACATATCAACAAATGCACTACCTAGTTCTAAAAAAAAACATAAGAAATGCACTACTGTAGCACTAGCAGATTATGCACAGAAGAATAAAACATTTGCTTCGAAGGAAAGTATATAAGAAAATATGGATCTCACTAGAGCGAATCTTCCTGTAACATTGGTCTTCTGCATCACGAGCACACAGATGGGAATTTCAGAACCAATAAGGTCGACCTTCTGCTTCACCACCTTCTTCTGAATTAAAGGTATGCGCCTCAAATGCACACCGATGCAACCAGTCAAAGTGACACTATCCTCTGACATCGAAGAATCTCCTGCACGAAGAAAAGAACAAAACAACTATTCAATATAGCTGTGGAAGATGACAATACCACATATGATTTGGAAGGAACGACTGTGTCTCTAGTAACATGAACTGCATGAATTAGAGAAGGAAGAACTCGTCATACCCTCGTTGCCCAGACTCGAGTTAACCGTTTCAACTCGTATCTTTCTTTCCTTTGAGGGTGATTGCATTTCCATGGGCTGAGGACGAGAATAAGAATCCTCTACACTTGCATTACGTAATTGCATTTTCACGAGCTGAGGACGAGAATGAGAAGGTTCCACAGTTTTAGTAGTAGCTTCTTTACACCATCCATCGACACTCCTCCCACCAATTTGGGAGGGTCTATCAAAATCTTTTGCATGGATGATATGGACTTCCATTGTGCACATCTCATCAATCTTCAACAATTCAAAGATGCAGATATCACcagtctctacatcattgtctttcacAAACTTCCGCCAGCCACTAACAATCCTTTTGACTtcaacgctactgctaaattgcacATCCCACCTCTTGCCACATCGCTGAAGACATATCCTTCGCTCCTTATCACCCACATGTGTCTGAACATATTTCTTGGAGAAAGTCTAGTTACATAATTGGGGAAAGATAATTAGATAATGGCATTCAAGTAAAGTgccaaataatactccctccgtcccaaaataagtgtcttaaccttagtagacacttattttgggacggagggagtaggaagtATAGGATCTGCAAGTTTAATCATGGAAGGGTTAACGAGTGAAAGCATCCAAAACAGTACTTTCAACAGAAAACTATGGTTTAATAAGCTTGATGCGCAGTACTAGAAGAATGCTCCTTCAACAGTAAAAATTCAACACTCACTAAAGTGCACGTTCCTGTAACATTGAACCTCCTCATCACAGCCACAAAGATTGGATTGTCCTTATGAATAGATTTGACCTGCTCATCAACTTCCTCCTTCTGCACTGTATTTAGACTGGTGTTATATATGAGCGTGTATCTAGGTGAAGCACAACCTTCAATATCATGTTCTGAGGACAAAGAATCTCCTGTGCACAAAATGAAAATAACTAATCAATATGTCAATAAAATATGGAAACATCAAGTTTGATTGGAATGGAATCGTATCTCTATAATAAATAAATTGCAAGAAATAACTCACTGGGAGTATCTGAAGGACTCGGCGCTGTCTCGTTGCCCATACTCGAGTAATCCCATTGAAGCATTGTTTGTCTCAGCTTGGTAGGTCTACAAAACAGTTGCATTTGCATGGTCTGAGCATGACCATTAGAATGATCCACGACCTCGCTAGATGGTTGCATTTGCATGGTCAGAGCATGACCATTAGAATGATCCACAGCCTCGGTAGATGGTTGCATTTGCGCAAAATGATGCACAGCCTCAGTAGATGGTTGCATTTGCGTAGGCTGACTATGGCCAAACAAATTGTTCACATTTTCAGTAGGTGGACTAAAACCAACAGGatcatccaaattttcagtaggtgGTTGCATTCGCATGGGCTGAGGATGCGCATGAGAAGGGTTTGCATTTTCAGTAGGTGGTTGCATTCGCATGGGCTGAGGACGCCCTTCAGGATGGTTGGCATTTTCGATAGGCGATTGCACTTCCATGGGCTGAGAATGACCATGAGAACGGTCTAAATTTTCAGTGCCGCTGTTGTGACTTTCCTGTACAGGCGGAGCACTGTCTCTAATAACAGAGAATGCTTTCTCGCGACCAAATCGATCAAAAACTATGACATCAAACTGAGAGTTTCCTTTGTATCTGAATACCACACAGTCGTCCATATGTAGATCATAGGTTTTGACGAATGTTTCCCATCCCGCCTGAAGAACTAGTTTATCTGGATACTTGGCAACTCCAATGGTGTAACTGTGACCATTTCGTGTTTGTAGCCTGATCTCCCTTGGGATCTCACCCCTGAAACGTCTCAGAAATTCATCTGGGACGATCTGCAGAAAGAATCAAGATTAATAATACAGCTCAAATTTTAAGAGCACAGTTCTTGTGTAAACAATGAGCAGGTATGGCGTAAATAAGGTCTTCGATATCTGACTTGAGAACAAGACGAGACAAAAGGCGCTAGCTTAACTCTCTACTTTCAGTCTCCGGGCATCTAGTGTTTATGCTATCATGCTACTGATTTTGATTCATGAAAAAGTATTGCAGAGGTAATGCATACTTTGATAGTATGTTCATGTCCCTACAATAATACACTACTACATGGAGTTTCAGCTTCCCAGGTAACTGATCAAACAAAGAATACAATCACTAACATAGAAAGATCGCATGGTAACACAACCGGTACTGAACACCTTTTAATGCTAAAACTGAAATGAACTTTTACAAGAATAAACATGAGCAGAATATATATCCAAATTTCTGAAGTATTGCATCACTTGGAATTTTTTTCAAGAATACGCATCACTTGGATACAATTCGCGTCATAGTTTACACTGGCCTATGCAGTAGTGTACAGAGCATACCAAACTTATTCTTATGAGAAACTGCATTCGCACCACTTTTACTATGAGCCATTAGttattcactatccaatcatagagATCATAATTAACTTGTAGATTCTAACGCGCGCCAATTTTACTATAAGCCATTAGTGTCTCATGCATATGTTTTCGATGGGAATAGTTCTCATGCATATCATTAGACAAATTTTTGCAAGTGCAGAGTATTCCAAATGTACAAGTCTGATTTTTTCTATTCTCGAAATTATTGAAAAGCGAGAAAAGGTGTAAAACTTGCAGACATGACGCAACAAATTAATTGTTCAGGTATATACATGTAAAATCAAAGCTCAACAATTGAGGAATGAGGTGGAAGTAAAAGGTTGAGaaaatataataaataaataaagtattCACCTTCGGATCTATTGTTAATATGTGCTAATTGGGAGCACAAAAGTACATTTTGTTATTTTAATGCATGTAGGTATAATTCTTGCAAACGTATCAATGCCATACGAAAAGGTAGAGGAAAGTTGTCGTTTCAGTGTTAATATAGGTGAAATTGAGAAATTATTAATTGGAAAGGAACAATTAAATACAAATTAAAATGTTCCATTTCTCTTTGCATGAAGGTATTCCTTTTTTCAGTCTGCCAATAGCTAACCATATGTAGCAAGCATGTTTTCACACAAAAAAAGTACCAAGCATGTATGGTCAAATTTACCCTTGACCGATGGATGGCTAGGACTAAAAAACAGAGGTGGGTGTTTCTGCTACATCAAGCAAGTAATCGAACTAGTACCTGTTATTGAACAATAGAATGTGAAGGAATAATCTGATAAACCAACACAGTACAATACAAGAATCTGACTAATTTGCTAAGAAGCAGCAATCCTATGAACTGGGCATATCTGCCGACGCAGACTCCGCGACTCTAAACTCCGCAGAATAATGGGGGGAAAGAAGAAACACAAGGAAATGAAAACAAGATTTATCTAATCATACTCAACGGGTTGAATGTGATTTACCATCTCCTGACCACAGTCATCGACAATGAACATCAAGAAGTGTTTCTCCCGGTCATCCAAATTGCAGTAATCGAGTTCATCCCTCCGCTCGCACCTTTCGCACCCCATCTTCTCACTGGACATGCATCGCACAGTTAAATTAAAAGAAAAACCATTAGCTGCAAGATTTGGTACTGGAACAAGAGAAATGACAACCCGTTGAGTATGATTAGATAAATCTCCGCATTTGGGGGTATCCTGTATCCAATCCAAAGAAGCCGGATCGGAGGGGGGCTTACCTTGAGCGAGGCGACGGGCGAGCCTGAGATCCTGGCCGACGGGAACCTCGGGACGCGCGCCGATCCTAGATCAACAGGAAAACATCGTGAGCGGCGGGTGTCGTCGAGTGGCCGCGCATTGTGCGAGAATGTGTGCGGAGCTCGGCCCCGGATGCTGCTGGAACTCACTCCACAGTGCTAGCCTAGGAGCTGCCGACGGGGAAGGGGGTGGAGAGGGGGAGAATCTCGGCGGGGATGACGAGACCTGTGgacgcggggcggggcggcgcggaaGGACACTTGGCTCCCTCCTGCTGAACGTTGGGTGGGCGGAGAGAAGAGGCGATGGAGTGAGTGCCTTTGGCTCTGGCGCCAACCACCGGAGGCACGGTTACTTGACTGCCTGCCAACACGCGGC is drawn from Triticum dicoccoides isolate Atlit2015 ecotype Zavitan chromosome 4A, WEW_v2.0, whole genome shotgun sequence and contains these coding sequences:
- the LOC119283639 gene encoding B3 domain-containing protein LOC_Os12g40080-like, producing the protein MPPRGGDLGLVHISPGSLPKGLHSLDLSRNKIANVEGLRELTNLRVLNLSYNRISCIGHEPKALTPSPLLSAHPTFSRREPSVLPRRPAPRPQDRRASRGSRRPGSQARPSPRSSEKMGCERCERRDELDYCNLDDREKHFLMFIVDDCGQEMIVPDEFLRRFRGEIPREIRLQTRNGHSYTIGVAKYPDKLVLQAGWETFVKTYDLHMDDCVVFRYKGNSQFDVIVFDRFGREKAFSVIRDSAPPVQESHNSGTENLDRSHGHSQPMEVQSPIENANHPEGRPQPMRMQPPTENANPSHAHPQPMRMQPPTENLDDPVGFSPPTENVNNLFGHSQPTQMQPSTEAVHHFAQMQPSTEAVDHSNGHALTMQMQPSSEVVDHSNGHAQTMQMQLFCRPTKLRQTMLQWDYSSMGNETAPSPSDTPRDSLSSEHDIEGCASPRYTLIYNTSLNTVQKEEVDEQVKSIHKDNPIFVAVMRRFNVTGTCTLTFSKKYVQTHVGDKERRICLQRCGKRWDVQFSSSVEVKRIVSGWRKFVKDNDVETGDICIFELLKIDEMCTMEVHIIHAKDFDRPSQIGGRSVDGWCKEATTKTVEPSHSRPQLVKMQLRNASVEDSYSRPQPMEMQSPSKERKIRVETVNSSLGNEGDSSMSEDSVTLTGCIGVHLRRIPLIQKKVVKQKVDLIGSEIPICVLVMQKTNVTGRFALSISKKYVRRHLGDEVRSIWLERDGERCQVTLGRGPQNNRVVGGWVKFAKENGLRTGDVCLLERLRHCKECTMKVHIVRRVKRAG